The Bartonella grahamii subsp. shimonis region ATGACATCAAGTTCATGTTTTACTTTAAATTTATCATGTTTTTTTACATTATCTGGAGAAACTCCAATAACAGAAACACCGATTTCATCAAATTTCATCTTTAATTTTGTGAAATCAAGTGCTTCGCTTGTGCAGCCACTAGTGTCATCTTTTGGATAAAAATATAAAACAACAGGTTTTCCTTTAAAGTCAGAAAGACACACTGTCTCTCCTCCATCGCGAGGCAAATTAAAATCAGGAGCAAGAGCACCTTTCATTGGTTTTGTCATTGTTTTCATCTTTCTTGTGTAACAGGTATAAGATAGCAGAGTAAACAGAAGAAAAGAACTATTCAACTCTCTAGAATATTATTGTTTTGAAGAGACCTTTATTTTCCTAACAAAATTCACCCTATCACAACGATTGGGTTGGAAGAACAAGGTAGACGTGAACAACATAAATAAAACAACAAAAGATTATATTGATTTCATCACAACATGTTTTTTCTTACCGAAAGAAAGTTTAATGATTCCTTCTGCACTGACATCTCCTTCAATAATAAGATGTGTTTCATCCTCAATAATTTGATCATTTACACGTACACCTCCACCTTTAACGTATCGGCGTGCTTCACTATTAGATTTAGCAAGTCCTGCTTGTACTAAAAGAGTGAGCAATCCAACACCTTTTTTTAATTCTGAG contains the following coding sequences:
- a CDS encoding peroxiredoxin yields the protein MTKPMKGALAPDFNLPRDGGETVCLSDFKGKPVVLYFYPKDDTSGCTSEALDFTKLKMKFDEIGVSVIGVSPDNVKKHDKFKVKHELDVILVSDEEKTTLEAYGVWVEKSMYGRKYMGVERSTFLIDANGIITEEWRKVSVSGHAENVLATATLLHHNGNL